The nucleotide window TTTTTCCAGTTTTTCTTCTTCCACTTCTCTTGACTGGTAACCACGTACACTGTATCTTTTTTTAATTAAATCCTCAAATTCCATGTTCTTAACTCCAATCGAATAATTTTTTAATATTTTTTGGTTAAATCACTTGTTTTTAAACTGTTAAAACACTGCTTTTTAACTATCAAATCAACATTTAAATTGCCAATCACTTCATTTTAACTGCCAATACTTCTTTTAAACTGTTAAACCACGTCATTTAAATAAACCACTCATTTTAAACATTTTTAATGATCTCCTGGAATCTATCCAGTTCAGCCTCACGTTCTTCCTCAGTCATGTCACCGGGTCCGAAGATAGCAAAATAAGGGAGGGCTTCCATGCCCACGAATTCAAACAGTAGATGGTTAAAGTACTTTATGAGAACTTCAATTTCACCATGTGGTCCTTCATCGGTGTAGAGTTCGCGGGGTGCTCCGGTGGTAAATGATAACATTGCTTTTTTACCCTTTAATGGCCCATTTCCGTATAATTGCATTTCTGCCAGGTTGAATGCAAATCCATTGTAGAAAACACGGTCTACCCATCCTTTCAAGATAGCTGGGAAGTTACTCCACCATATGGGAAACTGGAATATGATCATATCTGCCCAGAGGACTTTATCCATTTCTTCCTTAATGTCCTGAGGTATGGTACCTTCTTTTACGGCATTGAGCTGTTCAAGTATGGGATTGAAGAGTTCCTTGTTCATTCTCTCTGGGAAATCCTCTTCACCCAGGACTGCCTTCCAGTTCATGGCGTAAAGGTCTGATACCTGTACCTGGTGCCCCTCATCGGTTAAAGTGTCTACTGCCAGGTCTTTCAAGGTCCCGTTCAAAGATTCACGCTCCGGATGTGCGTAAACTATCAATACATTCATTTTTTACCCCCAATTTTTAAATTCTACAATATCCTTGACTTTTTCAATAACATGTCTTTACTAATTATTATCTTCCTAATATCAA belongs to uncultured Methanobacterium sp. and includes:
- a CDS encoding NAD(P)H-dependent oxidoreductase; this encodes MNVLIVYAHPERESLNGTLKDLAVDTLTDEGHQVQVSDLYAMNWKAVLGEEDFPERMNKELFNPILEQLNAVKEGTIPQDIKEEMDKVLWADMIIFQFPIWWSNFPAILKGWVDRVFYNGFAFNLAEMQLYGNGPLKGKKAMLSFTTGAPRELYTDEGPHGEIEVLIKYFNHLLFEFVGMEALPYFAIFGPGDMTEEEREAELDRFQEIIKNV